Part of the Spinacia oleracea cultivar Varoflay chromosome 5, BTI_SOV_V1, whole genome shotgun sequence genome, ttttttatataagataaaacatagtcatgtaggatcttgttagattcgtctcaatgtgtattttcaaaatatcaactttttataatttttgcataaagagaatttaagatataaatgatcaaagttgtgcattggcatgcgtgaaactaacaaacgttgcgagtattaaaagacggaggaagtatgattGAACTTAATcgagtttgtttaattagtccAACCTTAATCACATGGGACCCTCACTCACCAAAAGGGTAAATGAGTCATTTTGTGTTTTCATAAATCATCAAACATTTTCTTTGGGCTCGGTCCGTACCTTAAGCCCTAAGCCCAACGTGTTTTTAACCCCAGATTAACCTACTCCTTAATTAATATGTCGTTATTAATTATTCTCAAAATCTTCCTTTATCTTCGAAATCTTTTCCAGCGCACTGCGCAAGTGCCAGGCCTAGAGCACTACACTAAACCGGGTGTTTTGCGCCATCTTTGCCATATGGTCACATTTCTAACCCTAATTCTATTgttttcctataaatatagTTAGATTTACTTCATTTTCCATGGCATTTTTAGGACTTACTTACGACctaaaggcttaaaactcaccGTTTTTCTCTCAAactcatttttcttattttatgcTAACATTTACATTAATCATTCATTAATATCGTTCTTAGGATAATCAAAATCCGTCTCTTACGTGAAACTGTGCCCATTAAAGACTCGTACATCTCTAAAACtgacaggcttaagtcgtatcacctaatcaaaaataacctaagtccactaactaggtagcaagggaagtcaggatcgaatccacagggaaacagtgttctttctactattaatcaatcagactagactattgggaacaagagttgggTTGATGGTTTGCTAAGACTACtacgataattaaacaattaagaatcaagatattaaggaatctagggtataggttcaccaacaaataacaatccatgacaataaacaatcacgataatcaacaaagtaattaattagactagcatgctctctcgaatcgatactaatcatagacttagaattaacgggctctcgctacgtattaactccaattccacctattgacacaagcctaaacatcaaattgcatctctcgaatcttaacttgatattgcataactaccacaattaaacctgcgcaaatctaattgtatagtgaaataaaccaatcaataggaattaattacaatgccaacaatcacaatctttcaatatcccttcatgtTATTcaaggatccccaaaccctagaaaataaattactcaagcataataacaaataacaaagtaatcaacataatggaaaacatgatcaaaagtaattaataaagaaaaatagaaagCAATACCTAAATGTAGAACAAAAGGATGAACTAAAAATTTGGAGCTTTGATTGAAACTAAAAACAAGTGCttggaacaaatttgagagaaaactagattaagagaaaataaactaagggtctaatactagaaaataagatgccTCTCAAATTAACTAAGGCTTGTTTATATAGTTtgccaaaataaagcctaaaaaacggaaaagtaaatgcgcgaaaataactggaggttggcgtcgcccgatcgggcgaagtgctcgacagtcggcccgatcgggccaaattccgcccgatcgggcggtttgtgaaATCTTCACAGCTGCTCTCATTtggccgcccgatccggaccgggcgaagtgcgcccgatcgggcgcgcatagATGACTTTAATTTCCTCTTCTttccgcccgatggtcgcatttcgccctcagctcacagggcggtttgcaatcttcaatatccttcgcccatatcaccgagtctaactctcggggctcaaccataagcatctaaggctcccgaaagtcgacgaaaaaggtcccgaacttcctcgggctcgtgtagtggcctaaatcaccatgaaacgggtctaaaaagaccaattcctgataatcaaacctgaaactcaaggcacactcaataacgcatattagtactaaaaatggctcctaagagctcatttgacacataaaaaagtactaagggacgggggtgaaacactatataaaacacacatatcaaactcccccaagctagatccttgcttgtccctaagcaaggaaatcatcgatgaatacaagaccaacttcacccccaacatatttcaaaatgaaaaacataattcaaggcaaaatccaacaagcatgcatcaatgtcaaccaatcaaatccattcaaccgctaatccaccttaacaatcgtcacgcaaagcgaaccacaaatgcacaatggaattcaagactagtgctcacacactcgtcactcatttatgtggcggataaaagatgtacccgttcgctctcctcccaacgtataagtgaacaatgccctcccaaactcacaacactcgtgtgtctagaaaaacatacactcaacctagtagtcgactcggaatgtgtcatgtcataacttgcattggtaaaaaactattttcacataagtacgactctatgcacaaaggtcggaaggtcttcaaagattgtaatgttaggcttaggtaagggtgtggtaagtttgggtaaaatgtgagcatAAAGCCTTGgttttggggagcataaatcctaaatacaaccatgatcaaccaaaataatgaccataaacctcccactcaacacatgatggaacaacaaacaccaacaccatactttcttgcctttttttttcacaattataaccaatcaTCACAAGGGTATGAATTTACAAAACTTGATTGTAACAAATACTTTGaactctccttttttttttccgagagtaatagatttttctctttcttttctttttcaatctctctttttttctttctttttggtaaccttcacatttgttttattcttccatctctttcattttcaactcattttcaacaacaacaTGATGAAACGAACTCCTTTTTTGAAtactcactttgtgctcaaaatgtagcacaccacaactccctcacctcactactattagctcctcCAAGCTAGGCTTgagactagtaaccaatggggttttcacaggcttgtaatgtggctagtcaccgaataaagggcacaagcaacaacatgggtataaaaggagggaacaaatgtatctagattcatatgaaggctacctaaacagaaaaatgccttcgtcctccacaatgtgcatgtatatgagtcataaaacactactaatagtcgtaaatcaatactcaaaatcaatgacacaccaggaaactatcacacatcctaaccaagtcaactagtcaagcaccaagtccacaaatagttagttagagttgactcatgttaaggcatcaaatcaatcgaatatcaaatcatggctaacacatctacattgcccatcatcaaataccaagaatcaaaacaattttcgatcaaggggcacagggaagcatgatattgtattcatcggaacgtatttttgtatttttttttcaaagcaataaactaccctagaaagaaataaacacaccaaaataaacaccaTCTTGCGATCTTaaggttagactttgtttgataggtgattacccgggCATTGTTGATatattcatattttatagtgtttttacctcCGTTCTTTAGTACTTTTCggtctcaaatgagctcttcggagctattctagtactaatatgtgttgtGTAGAGTATCTTTAGTTGTTCAGGTTGTTTAAGGAGAAATTGGCCTTTTTAGGCTCTTTTCACGATTTTTATGGACCACTAAACAATCCCGAGCTAGTTCGGGATGATCCTAGTCAACTCTGAGGAGCCTATAATGCTTATTTTCGAGGCCTAAGAGTTAGACTTGGTAATTGGAAAAGCGAAAGGCGTCCCATGGCCTTTATGGAAGGTCGCCCGGTGATCCATGGGCGAATGGAGACCCATTGGGCGAATTAAATGGCAAATAGATCCTTCTAAGCGTCGTTTTCCCGTTACTCATCGGCCGCTGGGATTCTTCTTGGAGTTGTGGGCGATGAGcgctagacctgtcaaacgggtcgggtcAATGTAATAACATAGTAATACAATAACTATGTTCATTTTAAATTAGTAAATATTCATTTCACAATTAAtggataaatgttcatttctaaattGGTTGAGTAAATGAGAATTCCCAAATAATTAGATAAACGTTTATCTTCGATTgagtagataaatgttcatttctaaataagtaaataaatgttaagtcccaaaatagtaaataaatgttcatttccaaaatagtaaatagtaaataaatgttcatttccaaaatattaaatgttcatttccaaataaataaataaatgttcattttcaaataaataaataaatgttcattgtataccagtatattaatgtgcattttaaacaacacaaaacgacattaTTTTGAATTGGGCTACAGCCAGCTCTGACTGTACACaggtaagccaaaaatttgcgaaaATATTCGATCAAAGCCCAAATTTGATTGAAGCCCGAATTTGAAGCCTTACGTTCATTTCCTGCAATTGTGCAAAAGCCTAAACCCTGAAACTCGagtaagagagagagagtgagcaGATACATCAGAAGCCATGAAAAGAGCTCTTCTAAGAAATGCTTCACTCTACACTCGCAACTTTCTATCATCTCCTTCAATTTCTTCAAAACCAATTCAATCAATTCAAAATGTAATTTTACCCCCATTTTCTCACGTCTTTTCGCGCAGGTTCTTCTCTTCTGAAGATGATTCTTCCGACCAAAATCCCCAACCACCCCCTCCTCCCGAGACCAGCTTGGCGCAACCCGAGGTCAAAGATCCCACAATTGGTGTTGAAGATATCGGCAATAAAGGTAATTGATTCATCCCTTTTTGTCTTAATTTTATTTggttttttagttttcattgtttattgttttgatATTTGGGGTTTCATTTTCTGGATCTTATAATGCTTGTAAATTACTGAAACTTTAACTATATTACCTTGCATTGAATTGAGTTGCTTGAATATGTGGGTTCGAAATGTTATGTAGTTAAAGTTCTGTATGTATTGACTTTGTTGTCATTGATCAATATTTTGAATTCTTCGGGTGAGGCTGTGTTACCCGGCCGCTTTGTTGTACCTCGTGTACCCGTGTCGGATCTCGACATGGATATGGTGAGTTCCAAGCTTCATTTAGACACTTAGGACACATACTCGTGTCTGATATCGGTTCCCAGTTGCCAGTCCAACTACTGTAGGGGTGGGACTGGGGAGTGGTGCAAGAGTTCAAATCTGAAACGGATGGTACTGTAGAATTGTTTTGGGTTGTTTGCCTTTTGTAATTTATATGTTTCTGATTATCTATCattgtttgaatttagagcTGAAACTGAGGATAGAGAAGTACTTCAAGGGTGATGAAGAGGCGCTTCCATCGGTCCTCGAAGCCATACTAGCAAGGAGGTTGTTAGGGAAGCATGAAGATACTGATGATGAGTTGGCGGAAGAACTCCAATTCACTCCAATTGATGACGTAGGCGACAAAGAATTTGAGTCGGATTTCGAGGAGAGTCATAAAACAGATGAAGATATTCCTGACTTGTACAATGCCAAGGAAATAGTTGTGAATAGGATGATGGAGGATGAATACTATAACATGGATGACCAAAAGTGGAATGCCATCGTCCAAGAAGCAACTGAGAAAGGATTTGCTAGGGATATGAGGGAATGTGAGGAGATTTTGGAGGATATGCGCGATTGGGATAAGCTCCTCCCAGGTATCTTCATAATGTCTTCTTTCAAGTTTCTTTTCTGTGATATCTTaacctcttttttttatttggataaTCTTCTCCTTATTCACTAATATGCTAGTTCTCTTCTCTTGCTGTTAATAGTTGAAATCATAAGGTATAGaatgtgattttttttcaatGCTATTGCTAAGTGTCATAAACAACACATTTGAATGGACTATTTCAGATGACATTAAGCAGAAGGTCCAAGCAAAGTTTGATGAGTTAGGAGATAAATGTGAACGACAGGAACTTGAGCCTGAGGAAGCATATCAGCACTTCAAGGAGTTTGAAGATCAGATTGTGGCTGAGTATATGGAGAAGGTGGATGCAGAGGGACCTCCAAAGTCCGATGAAGTGACTGAGCTTGTAGAGAAAAAAAAGTCTGATGATCCACCAGGTGTGGGTCCAATTCTCAGATGGCATACACGGGTGGTATTTGCTCCAGGTGGTGATGCTTGGCATCCTAAAAACAGAAAGGTGAAACTATCAGTGACAGTCAAGGAGCTTGGACTTTCAAAATATCAGTTCCGTCGTTTGAGGGAAATAGTAGGAAAACGGTATCATCCTGGAAAAGACGAGCTAACAATCATAAGTGAGAGGTAAGCTCCAGTTAGGTCTCTGTAGTTATATAATTCTAATCATCTGCAGCAACTGTGGCCAAACTTGGGTTATGTACATTTTGTGTTCTGGTATTAATCGTATAGTTTTTCCTCTTGGTTGCTGTATCTTTAGCCTCTATGAAATTATGTTTGGCAGAATTGTGTGAAGTGAAATTAAAAGGAACGAAAGGACAACGTAGCTAACGTGTATTACGTATTTACGTATGCTCTTTTCTATGAGAATGAATATTCAACTGTAAATAAATAACTGATGTCTTCTGGGTCTCTTTGTTAGAGGAAGGATTGCAAATTTAAACAATCATTATGGATAGCGTCACTTTCACTTTACTTGAATGGAAAACCTACAAACCTTTGTATGGATTAATGCCCTAGATTCGGAGCTGTGTTACCTAGTATAGGTTGTGTTCTCTCTCAAAAAAGTAGGCTTCGATATAAGAAGTGTGTGCTTAGTTTTGAGAACTTTGCTTACATGTTTTTGTTTGGTGAAAGacttttgtttatgttttgatAATTAGTACGGAGTACTATCAGTTTTCTTAgattataggaaaatttgtcataaacCACTCTTTAAGAGTGAGAATTTGTGAGAaaccacctaaaaataaaaaattgcaaGAAGAAACCTGTTCCGTTTTCGGGGTCAAAGACCACCTTATGCCGAATTCCGACGATTGACTTCGTTTTCAGGCGTTGACAAGGGATTCTAGTGTTGACTCCCACACGATAGGCATGTGATCCCTTTTTCTCCTTTTCCCCCTTTTTCCTACCATTTTTAATTCCTGCTGGCTCCTTTTTCTGAGAGTTCTAAAAAATTCTTCCTTATTCTACCTTCAGTTTGCAGTTTAGCTGCTGCCTAGGTCAATTTAACCAGAATCAAATTCTTCCAATTTTCAGAAATTGAAAATGAATGTAAAATAGTGCTTTTTGCCCAGTT contains:
- the LOC110802149 gene encoding uncharacterized protein; protein product: MKRALLRNASLYTRNFLSSPSISSKPIQSIQNVILPPFSHVFSRRFFSSEDDSSDQNPQPPPPPETSLAQPEVKDPTIGVEDIGNKELKLRIEKYFKGDEEALPSVLEAILARRLLGKHEDTDDELAEELQFTPIDDVGDKEFESDFEESHKTDEDIPDLYNAKEIVVNRMMEDEYYNMDDQKWNAIVQEATEKGFARDMRECEEILEDMRDWDKLLPDDIKQKVQAKFDELGDKCERQELEPEEAYQHFKEFEDQIVAEYMEKVDAEGPPKSDEVTELVEKKKSDDPPGVGPILRWHTRVVFAPGGDAWHPKNRKVKLSVTVKELGLSKYQFRRLREIVGKRYHPGKDELTIISERFEHREENRKDCLRTLLNIIEDAGKANALVEESRTSYVKQRLKANPAFMERLLAKTKKIPAAIPA